One Arachis hypogaea cultivar Tifrunner chromosome 18, arahy.Tifrunner.gnm2.J5K5, whole genome shotgun sequence genomic window, GTACGTTTTGCACTTTGTTTACGTAActagataagagagagagagagttgggaAATTAGATCACATAAATGAATCAGCAATCAAACTTCTCAGAAACATTATGGTCACATCACATGGTTAACAGTACTGATTTTCCAATGATTTATGATTTAATAGAAGCTTAGTGCAGCATATCCACTTAATTTTTCATCCATCTTGATAACCAAAATTGCACTACAGAACTATGGTCACTCAGTTTTGTGAACCCGTATTTTTCATCCATCTTGATAACCAAAATTGCACTACAGAACTATGGTCACTCAGTTTTGTGAACCCGCCATTATTGCAAGCTAACATACGCAACAAGCATAcggatttttttctttcttttacagATTGTTTCAGATTCCGTTATACACAATTTAGGAGAGAATGAGCATCCACCTAggattgaaagaaagaaaaacaaaaaggtaTCGACATTTATAAATCCATCTTTCATAAGAGGGGACTACGATCCCCAAAAATAGCTATTTCACTTGATTCGACAGCCAAATAAATTACAAAGCATCACAATACACATTAAGGCGTTTCTTCGACGAGAAAGTGCACCTTCAAAATCAACCTTCCTCTCCGAACTCTTTGGTGAATCTTTCATGAACATCAAGGTCAGCTTTGCTAACTGTAGGTCTTTGCCTAGCAAGTACCTTCTCAAAATCCGTTCTAGTAATCGGCGGTGGAAGAATCTGCATAGGGGATTTTAAAAAAGTAAGAATCTACCCACATGAAGTAAGGACATATACGAACATGGTCGGAAAACTAAAAATTCAGCTTCTCAAGAACCATTTATCCTTTTATTCCGGGCAAAATAAAATTTCCTACAaccatcatcattcatcaatatcttCATAACTTTGAATACCTTAGAAGCAAGTCCTTTTGAAGCAAGGTCCTGCATGGTGGTTTGTATTGCACCCGGTTGCTTTGGTCCACAAGGGATCCACATACCCTCGGGACTCTTATAGAAGTACATGGCATCTTGGGTTTTGCGAACAGGTTCAAATAAAACATCCTTTACCTGAAAAAGTCCAAAAACTTGTTATTTGAAATGCATCTAAGATTACAGAAACCGCTTATTTCATATCAATATCAAAGTCGAACTTACACAGACAGATATATCTGAACCAGAAAACCCATCAGTCCTGCTAGCCAAGTATTCAAAATCCTTTTCAGTCAAGTTGTTGGGAGTATCTCCCAGATGCACCTGTTTAATTCATCAAGCCAGAAAATGCATAGTGAAACCGATTGGTTTATATGGTTCAACAAAATCCATGTCATATGATAATCATGTGCATTATTCTTGCCTTGAACATGTGTTGGCGAGCCTTTAAATCTGGTAGTGGAATATATATGCGCTTATCAAAACGACGCCTTATTGCCTAAAATTACAAATCAAGTTAATACAACATTGTATTGACTATATGATATCACATAATGACAGAAACATAATTTTGCCTTACCTGGTCTAAAGCATAGGGTGTATTTGTCGCTGCAAGAACAAGAACTTTCTGATCATTGTGTCCTACACCCTACAATATAAAGTGGATAAACTGCATTTTTAATTGCAAAGAGAAAGAAATTCTAAGGCTCTGTTTGGATTTCGTCCCAGGACAAATATACggagacaaaaaataaaaatatagacgGAATCTTGTTTTGAGACAAAATCAAATAATTGTCTACATTCCCTAGAACAAATTAAGGTAAAATTTTTGTTCACTCTAGAACCTAGGACAGGGAGGCagataattatttttctttccaaCACTATcccctttaaattttcataatccAATTATACCTTTTACATTTCCCAAACCTAATTTCAGAAATCACACCTCCCACAGTCCCATCATTCCTCATCAGCAGAAACTGCAACTATGACTAGTGCCAATACCGCTGCCACAACCTTGTTCCTCCATCACCAAAATCAGATATATATCTAATAATGATGCAGATCTGGATCTAAAACTACCACAGCTGCATCCACCTTCCTCTGCCACCATCGCTACACTGCCTCCGGACCCCTTGCCACCTCCTCCCTTGGTACTTTGCTCGATCTCTCTTTCTGTCCTCCTCCCCCGCCCCTGGTTCGTTCTTCTCTTTCTtgatctctctttttctctctttctcaatCTTATTGTTCCTTAACGCAGGCTGTCCCTCCgctgcctcttcctccttctctccTCCGCATCtgcttctctctttctttctgtcTTTCTCAaccactctctttctctctctctctctgatcctcttttcttcttttttttttctaaataaaaaatggaTTTATTTCTGTTTTGGTTTTGGGTGTTGAGGAAGTTACTGGAGCTTGCTTACTTTGATTTGGATCGATGCGTTTTGTCTTGGTGAGAAGTGGCGGCAAGGTGGAAGGAACAACTTGAGGGTGGTAAGGGCAAAAATGTTATTTtgcaaattttatgtttcatattTAGTACTGTCACCTAACAAGATAAAATAACAATTCTTTTTGTCTCCGTCACACCGTTTTTATTTCTATCCCAAGACAATATCCAATCAGAGCCTAAATGTGGTAAACCATACCAAAATGATTGATAAGTAATAACTATATTAATATGAAGAAAATCATGTGTTAAAACAAAATTATTCCCTTTACTGTTTTGTTACTACTTACTAATGATAGTTCAGATGCTAATTTGTTATTGCACACTTGTGTGACTCGAAGAACAAAATATCAGCAAGCAGGTTCAAGCATGAATTGGAGCAGCCCCACAATACTATTCAACTACAATGGCCTAGTATgctgaaacatgaaaattttggccTCCCCTAGTTCACTTGTTTTCCAATGCAAAAATTAGCATGCAATGTGTATATCACAGAACTTGAGAAATGAATTGTGGTTTACTAGCACTTATCGTTGTGCATAATGTAATTCAAGTGACTCTGTTTATCAACACATCCCCACCATGAAACAATTACCTGCATTTGGACCAGAAGTTCTGTTTTAATTCGTCTAGAAGCTTCACTCTCATTGCCTTCTCCACGCTGACCACAAAGGGAATCTATTTCATCGATAAATATTATAGAAGGAGCACTTTCTCGGGCCATTTGGAAAAGGCTTGAAACCAACTTTTCACTTTCACCCATCCACTTTGAGACAAGGTCTGATGAAGAAATACTGGTGAAGAATTTAAGAATTTAGAAGTTAAAAATTCTTGCAAGAACATGTCTTCTTATGAACCAAGATTGATAACAAAACTAACAAATCTTTTAATAGGTATTAAATGTATCCCAATGGAACCAAAACTATTGTCAAGAAAAGGACGAGAAATCTTCTTGATGAATTAGAAGTGAAAGGTAATTATGAACACAGCACCTTCCAAAAGATGCACCACCTGGTATGAATTGTGTCATaactgaaattttaaatttttaaagcaaAAGGTACaagattttagtttttatttctcaTTTTTATCACGTCAAAACTGAAGGTGAAACTGAATCCATAGAGGATAAAGGAAGTCGGTTATAATGATATTCAGTTTTTGATGATTGTACTGTAAGTTTTTAAGaaattattgtaaaaaataaatacatatctTATACGGTTACTGGAGGTACCCCCATACACAACTATGACGACAAAAATCCTATCTTATACTAGATGGCAGGAATTATGTATTGCAATTTAGGCTTTTATAATGTCTATAAACTGTATGCTAAGCATTAATTGAGACTAACATTTTCGCTAATGAATATAAAGGCATTCTAATGATTTTCCCTGAATTTGGCAATTTCCAGAATTGGTAGATTTCTCAACACCATGAAATATACACTATATTCAAATCTTAAACaagagaatatatatatttaacctGAAAAATGTGGAGTCAGCTTCTGTTGCAACAGCCTTGGCCAAATATGATTTACCTGTTCCAGGTGGTCCATACAACAAAAATGCTCGCCATGGTCGTCTTTTACCTGAAGGATACCATTAGTAACATTTAATAAAATTCCatagaaataaattaatatttaatgaatatgaACCATCTCCTATTGCTTACAGAAGTCCAAATCACGTTTTCAATCAAAGCCATTGTGGCTGCATAGAAGAGTTAGTAAAAATCCGGTCGTCATAAATTTCAGAATAAGAATCCCTTTACACTTTCTTGATATATCAGACAGAGATCGGAGAAGGAAAAAATTGAAATGTAATCACAGCATCCTATACTTCCCCTTTTCCTCTACTCAACCAAGCAGACCCTTATTTTAAAAGTATATGATTTCCACACTAAGCTAAAAACTCAGCAGAAAGAAAACTTTTTTGTCATCCTTAAAGAGTCAGAAACACCTAAGACAATAGTAAATTTACATTAAAAGCACACTGAAAGAACTAACCCAAATTCTTGATATCCCTAATAAGAAGCTAGAAACAATAACCAATGTGAAACACACAGAATCCCTCAGATTCTCATTAGCAACATTACCATCAACAAGTAACAAGCAACGTCATTCAAAATGGATAACGATAAGTCCAAGTTCGAGTTCAATTCGATATTCACATTGCAATTCCTGAAAGTAGAAGCAAAATCATTAACCAACCAGTAAAGAACTGAGGGAACTTGACAGGCAAAATCACAGCCTCCTGCAAAGCCTGCTTGGCACTCTCCAATCCCGCGACATCATTCCACTTCACGTTGGGCTTCTCTCTTATGATCGCGGAGTTCAGCCCGGCCCGCAGCTTCGCCTGCTCCGGGTCTTCCCCATCCCCACCACCACCTTCCCCGCCCTTGGGCTTGGTCTTGGGCCTAGCGGCAACTGCAGCATCCCCGTTGGATGCCCCCGAACCGGGGCCGCCGTCGTCGAGGACGGCACGGATCTCCTCCGCACGACGAAGGTACTCGGTGAACTTCTGGGTAATTGCTTCTCTGATCTTAGGGTTCTTCTCGTACTTGAGGTGGGTCTTGAAGTACTCCAAGGCGTTCATGTACAAAGGGAACGCTTTGGCGTAGTTTCCGGCATTGTCTTCTTGCACCGCTTGTTTCACGTACTCTATTGCTTGCTCCTTGAAATTGCTATACATCTTCTTACGGTCCTCAACCTAGAGCTACGATATGGcatatggagaagaagaagaaaattttgaaattgagagTTTTGATGAGGATTGGGGAAAACCCTAGAGATTCGAAGAAGCCATGGATCTTTGGGATTGAAATTCGAAGGTGTGAGGATCTAAGCGATCGGGTTCAGGTGAAGGGAAATGGAATCTGAATTCTGAAGAATTTTAGGGATGTGTTTGGATGAAGCGCGTTTCGATTAATTTCGGGTTGATTAAGCTAAAGGAAGGGGTTACTGCTCTCTCACTGTGAAGCTATTTTTGTCTTAATGGCTGCTTTTTCTTGGTGCAACTCTTTTTGAACATTGGTGGAATTAAATTTACGACAATAAATACAATACAGATATGGTTTACGAGAATAAATATTGTTATTTTAGATCTTTGACTAAtaatcatttatatttattaaaatttatacacacaaattaacataatttatacttatatttattaaattttatatatataaatacgtaaaatttatttatttaatatttatacgaTTAAATGTTAactaaaattgttaaaaaaaatgttgATCCTAAATtgtctgtttctttttttttttgtaattttctgcTTCTTTTTAGCTAAAATGCCCATTTCAttgtccttttttttttggtcttgccATTTTATTGTCTTATAAGGCCCAAAAAGTTTATTTAGGCTATTTGGGCCTCTCTAGAATGACCTCGAAGATACAAATGTGTCCCAAAAACCAAAAACATAGAGAGAGGATGTGGAGACAATGCCGACAGCCCAGCCCACAAATGAAACTACCAGCCAAGGCCATTAAGGAAAAATGGGAAATTATATACTTCCAATTTAATAACCGAAGAGAAAATAGTGGCAAATTGAAATAACGGTTTAGCTAAGttgccaattaaaaaaaaaattatataaaatatataatatttaaattctatTACACTTTgttgtatatttattaaaataaaaaatcataatataTTGAGATACATACCTTAACTAAACTTATAAGATGACTATCTTTTATATTAGTAAACTAAGAAGAGTTAGTACTGACatgtaatttttttagtattttgaatttttttaaaataaattttattttaaatattcaaaaagtaaataattagGTGAGAATAGTAAAAAAAAGTTGGTAATAATTTGCTCTctactttattctttttttttttctgttaccttcttatcctttctttcttcttttatttttattgaaaaactcAAATACCCTTCTTCCCATTTTGAGTTTTCGCAAGAGGAATCAATCCATTCAAATGAATGAATATGTTTATCCGCTGAAAAATCTGCACAAATCAGCTACAGCAGCATCTCCTATTTCTTCAACAGTCTCTTCTGCCTCCATCAAACTCCACCACAACCAACTCTAATTCACTTTTCTAACTTTGGCGGCACcaaacaaaagagaaagaaaccCATCTGGGCAGCGCGATGGGAGGGAGGAGTCGAACCATCTTGGACGGGACGCGATTGCAGTAAGGAATCAAACCCACCTTGGCGCGGTGCTAAGGTAGTGAGGAATCGAACCTATCCTGGCTTGCATATAATACCGCCAATTTCGTACGTTATTCAACTTTGATTTGATTTCTTACTTCTAtgatccttgtttttcttcaaaattttgttattttgtttattttcttcattgTGCCCCCTCTGGTGGACCCAACTATGGCAAAGCCGCAAAGGTTAACTTCAGTTATTAGATTTTCCAATGATCAATATTTGTTAAAAGTGTTGGTGATACTTATGAGGGGTTTCAATAATTGGGCcagaataaaaaatttcaacttaTTGTTAAAAAGTATGATATTTTGCTAATTTATGTTTTtcggtgtgttttttttttttttggaaaaatgtGTTGCTTGCATAATTTTATTAGTTGAAAAAGGGAGCATGATATAAAAGTTACAATTACAATTTACAAGGCAAAGTGATTTGGGTTGCCTAAGTTTGAtggaattcaattttttttatagttagttTTGGTTAGATATTGAGCTAAGCATTAACATATGcggtactcttttttcttttatgctttatgtttctTCTTCATTATATCATTATTTCTGTGGTGGAAACTTTTAATCTGCATAATGTGCACTTCCAAGAAACTTTTGTGCTCTTAGGCTCACTTAACTAAATTAGTTGTATATCCTAAATCAATAAAATGCATTGTGGGCAGGGACGGACATAAGGGGGGGCGAGTGGCGGCCTCGGCCCCCCCaactttttttaatagtaataagttattatgtataatttaattttttttaaaaaatatttagtatttaatctaatataaataaaagttcagtctaatttaaatattaataatttttaatatctaaaaaataagtaacaatattaaaaaaatctgaaaaaggtattattactaatatttttaattaaataaaaatttttaaatctcataaagtgaattctttttcttcttgtggcTGTTTTATTATTcgtttggtattaattctctctgtttcaactgctataattaagagatctttttaaactatgaatattgtgaaaaataacttagaaacaaaataaaagatgaatttcttgctaattgtcttttaattatattaaaaaaaaaattgttaaaaattttgacacaaattctattatcggtgaattttatgatacgaagaatcgaccacttcgttagtaaaaagtatacacattttttttactttaaaatatattctctatccgtatatttttataatacatcttatattatataatttttttacataatttttaatattatatgtgttattggccccccataatatcatttctggatccgtccctgaTTGTGGGTGAATTTTAAGAAAGTAGtgctaaattttattatatttggaCTGTGGGCAATGATGCTAGCCCATAAAAATGGTATAAAATATCTTTGCAGTTTTAGAGGGTTGTAAaatagaaatttatttattaCAACAATCTCTTTTATGTTCTATTTTCTTTGAGTTAGTTTAGATTTGTGGCAGTTTTATGTACTTTTTCATTCTCAATGGTATGGTCCTTTTGGTCTTTGGACAGAAAAAATGAAAGTCATGGCAAAATTTTTAGCTACGGAAGAGTTTTTGTTAAACCATTGTAAATAGAAAAAGACTACCTttgaatttttatagtttttgtgATTGTGCTTTATATCTGGGCATTGTTTGTTGTTGAAATTAATAAGTTTTATCAAGAACTTAAAATAtttcaagaaaaaagaaaaaaaagatacatACGTATcaatatgatttaaaaaatactGTGTTGTTTGATTTACAAAACCATCCCTATTTGGTGGCACAATTCTGAAATAGGTGAATGTAAATGTATTTTACTCAGACATCTATTTATGTATTGCTGATATATTCCATTTCTGATCAATGTCATTATTTTATGCATTATAACTTTGGAAGATGACTTTGGCAGGTCAAAAGCTGAGTATATTTGTAGATTAGTGGGAATCAATGTCATCTTCTAATGGGTCAACTTTTTCTGCCTCACCCAATTATTAATGTTACTTTAATTTTGTAAGCTTTTCATCACCATCTTATGCTTAACCTGTGTTGGATATTGTGTATCATTATTGTTCTACCTAAAGCTGAGATAGTTAGTTATTTCTTATAGATGCGACATTGATTCTAATAGAAGTTAAATTTGGAAATGGTTAACttgatgtcataggttaggtacATTGTTTGCTGAATTTTATTGCTGTTACGTCATTTGTGTGAGAAAATATTAAGAAGTTTTAGTCAAGGAGAGTAAGTGAGTCAATGAGTGCATATGAGTCAAGAGAAGTAGGTGATGCACTTATTTTACTTGTGCTTTACTCCACtttctctttcactttctttttcaCTATTCTCTATACCAAAAATAATTATCAATAGTTACTAAGTTATAGGCAACCTTAATAAACAAGTCTAAGTAAATGAAGTTAGGTTTAGACAAGATACATAAAAGTCAATTGTCAATAGATAGATGTCAAATCAGtaatttctttcttctattcCAGAAATAGGTTTAGTTACTAGGTAATAGGCGATCTTAATAAACAA contains:
- the LOC112772124 gene encoding protein SUPPRESSOR OF K(+) TRANSPORT GROWTH DEFECT 1 codes for the protein MYSNFKEQAIEYVKQAVQEDNAGNYAKAFPLYMNALEYFKTHLKYEKNPKIREAITQKFTEYLRRAEEIRAVLDDGGPGSGASNGDAAVAARPKTKPKGGEGGGGDGEDPEQAKLRAGLNSAIIREKPNVKWNDVAGLESAKQALQEAVILPVKFPQFFTGKRRPWRAFLLYGPPGTGKSYLAKAVATEADSTFFSISSSDLVSKWMGESEKLVSSLFQMARESAPSIIFIDEIDSLCGQRGEGNESEASRRIKTELLVQMQGVGHNDQKVLVLAATNTPYALDQAIRRRFDKRIYIPLPDLKARQHMFKVHLGDTPNNLTEKDFEYLASRTDGFSGSDISVCVKDVLFEPVRKTQDAMYFYKSPEGMWIPCGPKQPGAIQTTMQDLASKGLASKILPPPITRTDFEKVLARQRPTVSKADLDVHERFTKEFGEEG